From the genome of Bosea sp. Tri-49, one region includes:
- a CDS encoding ABC transporter ATP-binding protein, with translation MSLTLDSIGLTRGAQTLLADISLTLERGSLNVLLGATLAGKTSLMRLMAGLDAPSTGKVLVEGRDVTGLPVQKRNVAMVYQQFINYPALSVYENIASPLRVARLPANEIDARVKSAAALLRLEPYLQRKPLELSGGQQQRTAIARALVKRAELVLLDEPLANLDYKLREELREELPRIFAESGAIFVYATTEPSEALLLGGNTATLFQGRVTQFGPTAQVYRQPHDLVTAQVFSDPPLNTLSGTKQGGEVRLSTGQSIPATGAFASVPDGAYTIGFRAHHLALDALPAPAIALQASVSVSEITGSESFVHLDVGAHRLIALVPGVRRLEPGAAVTAWLDPARIFLFDAAGGLAAAAPAKAA, from the coding sequence ATGAGCCTGACGCTCGACAGTATCGGCCTGACGCGCGGCGCGCAGACCCTGCTCGCCGACATCTCGCTGACGCTGGAGAGAGGCTCGCTCAACGTCCTGCTCGGCGCGACGCTCGCGGGCAAGACCTCGCTGATGCGGCTGATGGCCGGGCTCGACGCACCGAGCACCGGCAAGGTTCTGGTCGAGGGCCGCGACGTCACCGGGCTGCCGGTGCAGAAGCGCAATGTCGCGATGGTCTACCAGCAGTTCATCAACTACCCGGCGCTGTCGGTCTACGAGAACATCGCCTCGCCGCTGCGTGTCGCCCGCTTGCCGGCGAATGAGATCGATGCCCGGGTCAAGAGCGCCGCAGCGCTGCTGCGGCTCGAGCCCTATCTTCAGCGCAAGCCGCTCGAGCTCTCCGGCGGTCAGCAGCAGCGCACCGCGATCGCCCGCGCGCTGGTGAAGCGAGCCGAACTGGTGCTGCTCGACGAGCCGCTCGCCAATCTCGACTACAAGCTCCGCGAGGAATTGCGCGAGGAACTGCCGCGCATCTTCGCCGAATCCGGCGCGATCTTCGTCTACGCCACCACCGAGCCGAGCGAGGCGCTGCTGCTCGGCGGCAATACCGCCACGCTCTTCCAGGGTCGGGTGACCCAGTTCGGCCCGACCGCGCAGGTCTATCGCCAGCCGCATGACCTTGTGACCGCGCAGGTCTTCTCGGATCCACCGCTCAACACGCTTTCCGGCACCAAGCAGGGCGGGGAAGTCCGGCTCTCGACCGGCCAGAGCATTCCTGCCACGGGAGCTTTCGCGAGCGTGCCTGATGGCGCCTACACGATCGGCTTCCGCGCCCATCACCTCGCGCTCGATGCGTTGCCGGCGCCGGCGATTGCGCTGCAGGCAAGCGTCTCCGTCTCCGAGATCACCGGCTCGGAATCCTTCGTCCATCTCGATGTCGGCGCGCACCGCTTGATCGCGCTGGTGCCGGGCGTGCGGCGTCTGGAGCCGGGCGCGGCCGTGACAGCCTGGCTCGATCCCGCCCGGATCTTCCTGTTCGATGCTGCCGGCGGGCTCGCCGCGGCAGCTCCGGCAAAGGCGGCGTGA
- a CDS encoding ABC transporter ATP-binding protein, protein MARITLDKLAHAYKPNPQGPQDYALREVDHVWRQGGAYALLGPSGCGKTTLLNIISGLVVPTRGRILFDDKDVTKLPTEARNIAQVFQFPVVYDTMTVRENLAFPLKNRGVARAEIEARVAEIAGLLDLTSALDRKASRLGADAKQKISLGRGLVRPDVAAILFDEPLTVIDPHLKWQLRSMLKELHRKLDLTMIYVTHDQTEALTFADTVVVMHDGGVVQTGTPEELFQHPAHTFVGHFIGSPGMNVLPCAVEGARASLAGQEIALARHYPSLAGKVELGIRPEYATLAPSGAGLPVRIARIDDIGRARIARVELGGLKLAASVPEGASFDGDQAALSLQAGQIHIYSDGHLVKGEALAGGQP, encoded by the coding sequence ATGGCCAGGATCACGCTCGACAAACTGGCCCATGCCTACAAGCCCAACCCGCAGGGGCCGCAGGACTATGCCCTGCGCGAGGTCGACCATGTCTGGCGCCAGGGCGGCGCCTATGCGCTGCTCGGCCCCTCCGGCTGCGGCAAGACCACGCTGCTCAACATCATCTCCGGTCTCGTCGTGCCGACGCGCGGGCGCATCCTGTTCGACGACAAGGATGTGACGAAGCTGCCGACCGAGGCGCGCAACATCGCCCAGGTCTTCCAGTTTCCGGTCGTCTACGACACGATGACGGTGCGTGAGAACCTCGCCTTCCCGCTGAAGAACCGCGGCGTCGCGCGGGCCGAGATCGAGGCCCGCGTCGCCGAGATCGCCGGCCTGCTCGACCTGACCTCGGCGCTCGACCGCAAGGCGAGCCGGCTCGGGGCCGACGCCAAGCAGAAGATCTCGCTCGGACGCGGGCTGGTCCGGCCCGACGTCGCCGCGATCCTGTTCGACGAGCCGCTGACCGTCATCGACCCGCATCTGAAATGGCAATTGCGCTCGATGCTGAAGGAGCTGCACCGCAAGCTCGACCTGACCATGATCTACGTCACCCACGACCAGACGGAAGCTCTGACCTTCGCCGACACCGTGGTGGTGATGCATGATGGCGGGGTGGTGCAGACCGGCACGCCCGAGGAGCTGTTCCAGCATCCGGCCCACACCTTCGTCGGCCATTTCATCGGCTCGCCCGGCATGAACGTGCTGCCCTGCGCGGTAGAGGGCGCGCGCGCGAGCCTCGCCGGACAGGAGATCGCGCTGGCGCGGCACTATCCTTCGCTCGCCGGCAAGGTCGAGCTCGGCATCCGGCCGGAATACGCGACACTCGCGCCAAGCGGCGCCGGCCTGCCGGTTCGGATCGCGCGCATCGACGATATCGGCCGCGCCCGCATCGCCCGCGTCGAGCTCGGCGGCCTCAAGCTGGCCGCGAGCGTGCCGGAAGGCGCGAGCTTCGATGGCGATCAGGCCGCGCTTTCGCTGCAGGCAGGTCAGATCCACATCTACAGTGACGGCCACCTGGTCAAAGGCGAAGCGCTCGCGGGAGGCCAGCCATGA
- a CDS encoding carbohydrate ABC transporter permease gives MKPVNQKAWLLVLPVLLIVAFSAVIPLMTVVNYSVQDSFGNNQFFWNGVGWFAELLDPKSDLGSRFYDSLWRNLAFSGIILAIEIPLGILVALSMPRQGWTVSATLVLMALPLLIPWNVVGTIWQIFARGDIGLFGAAINGLGIRYNYVSDPVAAWFTIIVMDVWHWTSLVALLCYAGLKSIPDAYYQAARIDGASRWAVFRTIQLPKMNRVLLIAVLLRFMDSFMIYTEPFVVTGGGPGNSTTFLSIELVKLALGQFDLGKAAALSIVYNLIILAVCWVFYTVMTTADAWADSEAGRG, from the coding sequence ATGAAGCCGGTCAACCAGAAGGCCTGGCTGCTCGTCCTGCCGGTGCTGCTGATCGTCGCCTTCTCGGCGGTGATCCCGCTGATGACGGTGGTGAACTATTCAGTCCAGGATTCCTTCGGCAACAACCAGTTCTTCTGGAATGGCGTCGGCTGGTTCGCCGAATTGCTCGATCCCAAGAGCGATCTCGGCTCGCGCTTCTACGACTCGCTCTGGCGCAATCTCGCCTTCTCGGGAATCATCCTCGCCATCGAGATTCCGCTCGGCATCCTGGTGGCGCTGTCGATGCCGCGCCAGGGCTGGACGGTCTCGGCGACGCTGGTGCTGATGGCGCTACCGCTGCTAATCCCGTGGAACGTCGTCGGCACGATCTGGCAGATCTTCGCGCGCGGCGACATCGGCCTGTTCGGCGCCGCGATCAACGGGCTCGGCATCCGCTACAATTACGTCTCCGACCCGGTCGCCGCCTGGTTCACCATCATCGTGATGGATGTCTGGCACTGGACCTCGCTGGTCGCGCTGCTCTGCTATGCCGGCCTGAAGTCGATCCCTGACGCCTATTATCAGGCGGCGCGCATCGATGGCGCCTCGCGCTGGGCCGTGTTCCGCACCATCCAGCTGCCGAAGATGAACCGTGTGCTTTTGATCGCCGTGCTGCTGCGCTTCATGGACTCGTTCATGATCTACACCGAGCCCTTCGTCGTCACCGGTGGCGGCCCCGGCAATTCGACGACCTTCCTCTCGATCGAGCTGGTCAAGCTCGCTCTCGGCCAGTTCGACCTCGGCAAGGCGGCGGCGCTCTCGATCGTCTACAACCTGATCATCCTCGCCGTGTGCTGGGTGTTCTACACGGTGATGACCACCGCCGATGCGTGGGCCGACTCTGAAGCGGGGAGGGGCTGA
- a CDS encoding carbohydrate ABC transporter permease — MRGGRLILSLYLIALMLPIYWLVNMSFKTNTEITNALTLWPRTFTFNNYAKIFTDPSWYNGYINSLQYVALNTLLSLAFALPAAYAFSRYRFLGDKHLFFWLLSNRMAPPAVFALPFFNLYSAIGLFDTPLAVALAHCLFNVPLAVWILEGFMSGVPREIDETAAIDGYSFPRFFVKIFMPLIASGIGVAAFFCFMFSWVELLLARTLTSVSAKPIAATMTRTVSAAGMDWGVLAAAGVLTLIPGALVIWFVRNYIAKGFALGRV, encoded by the coding sequence ATGCGCGGCGGCCGGTTGATCCTCTCGCTCTATCTGATCGCGCTGATGTTGCCGATCTACTGGCTCGTCAACATGAGCTTCAAGACCAACACCGAGATCACCAACGCGCTGACGCTCTGGCCGCGGACCTTCACGTTCAACAACTACGCCAAGATCTTCACCGACCCGAGCTGGTACAACGGCTACATCAACTCGCTGCAATATGTGGCGCTGAACACCCTGCTCTCGCTCGCCTTCGCGCTGCCGGCGGCCTACGCCTTCTCACGCTACCGTTTCCTCGGCGACAAGCATTTGTTCTTCTGGCTGCTCTCGAACCGGATGGCGCCGCCGGCGGTGTTCGCGCTGCCGTTCTTCAACCTCTATTCCGCGATCGGCCTGTTCGACACGCCGCTCGCGGTCGCCCTCGCCCACTGCCTGTTCAATGTGCCGCTGGCAGTCTGGATCCTCGAAGGTTTCATGTCCGGCGTACCGCGCGAGATCGACGAGACCGCGGCGATCGACGGCTATTCCTTCCCGCGCTTCTTCGTGAAGATCTTCATGCCGCTGATCGCATCCGGCATCGGCGTCGCCGCCTTCTTCTGCTTCATGTTCTCCTGGGTCGAGCTCCTGCTGGCGCGCACGCTGACCAGCGTCAGCGCCAAGCCGATCGCGGCGACCATGACCAGAACGGTCTCGGCCGCCGGCATGGACTGGGGGGTGCTCGCGGCAGCCGGCGTGCTGACGCTGATCCCCGGCGCGCTCGTGATCTGGTTCGTCCGCAACTACATCGCCAAGGGCTTCGCCCTGGGGAGGGTGTGA
- a CDS encoding DUF2160 domain-containing protein produces the protein MELAWMAWTWQTGVFFAGIASLLLILTLLAVFRPETERVGVLGIATTRGDRLFISLLGSAFIHLAWLGIIGQPLWWASGLALLYAAAVFRFV, from the coding sequence ATGGAACTCGCCTGGATGGCCTGGACCTGGCAGACCGGCGTCTTCTTCGCCGGCATCGCCAGCCTGCTCCTGATCCTGACGCTGCTCGCGGTCTTCCGGCCCGAGACCGAGCGCGTCGGCGTGCTCGGCATCGCCACCACGCGCGGCGACCGGCTCTTCATCTCGCTGCTCGGCAGCGCCTTCATTCACCTCGCCTGGCTCGGCATCATTGGCCAGCCGCTGTGGTGGGCTTCCGGCCTCGCGCTCCTCTATGCCGCAGCGGTCTTCCGCTTCGTCTGA
- a CDS encoding ABC transporter substrate-binding protein codes for MTTLSRTLTSKTVASLTGASLFALALAAGPALAGPEEARKWIDSEFQPSTLSKEEQQKEMEWFVNAAKPFAGMEINIVSETITTHEYEAKTLAKAFSEITGIKLTHDLIQEGDVVEKIQTQMQSGKNIYDGWINDSDLIGTHFRYKQATNLTDWMAGPGKDVTNPQLDIDDFIGKSFGTGPDGKLYQLPVQQFANLYWFRYDWFQRADLKEKFKAKYGYDLGVPVNWSAYEDIAEFFTNDVKEIDGTKIFGHMDYGKKDPSLGWRFTDAWLSMAGNGDKGIPNGLPVDEWGIRMEGCRPVGSAVERGGDTNGPAAVYSITKYVDWLKKYAPPQAQGMTFGESGPVPAQGTIAQQIFWYTAFTADMVKPGLPVMSADGKPKWRMAPSPKGSYWKDGMKLGYQDAGSATLLNSTPVERRKAAWLYLQFIVSKTVSLKKSHVGLTFIRESDIWDKSFTERAPQLGGLIEFYRSPARVQWTPTGNNVPDYPRLAQLWWQNIGDASSGAKTPQAAMDALAAAQDSVMERLERSGVQGDCGPKLNPRTTAEEWFAKAEKAGTLAPQRKLANEKPKGETIDYDTLIKSWPASPPKRS; via the coding sequence ATGACGACGCTCAGCAGGACCCTCACCAGCAAGACCGTTGCCAGCCTGACCGGCGCGAGCCTGTTCGCGCTCGCGCTCGCCGCCGGACCGGCCCTCGCCGGCCCCGAGGAAGCGCGCAAATGGATCGACAGCGAATTCCAGCCCTCGACGCTCTCCAAGGAGGAGCAGCAGAAGGAGATGGAGTGGTTCGTCAATGCGGCGAAGCCTTTCGCCGGCATGGAAATCAACATCGTCTCGGAGACGATCACCACGCATGAATACGAGGCCAAGACCCTGGCCAAGGCCTTCAGCGAGATCACAGGCATCAAGCTGACGCACGACCTGATCCAGGAAGGCGACGTGGTCGAGAAGATCCAGACGCAGATGCAGTCCGGCAAGAACATCTATGATGGCTGGATCAACGATTCCGACCTGATCGGCACGCATTTCCGCTACAAGCAGGCGACGAACCTGACCGACTGGATGGCCGGGCCGGGCAAGGACGTCACCAATCCGCAGCTCGACATCGACGACTTCATCGGCAAGTCCTTCGGCACCGGGCCGGATGGCAAGCTCTACCAGCTGCCGGTGCAGCAGTTCGCGAACCTCTACTGGTTCCGCTACGACTGGTTCCAGCGCGCCGACCTCAAGGAGAAGTTCAAGGCCAAATACGGCTACGATCTCGGCGTGCCCGTGAACTGGTCGGCCTATGAGGACATCGCCGAGTTCTTCACCAACGACGTCAAGGAAATCGACGGCACCAAGATCTTCGGCCATATGGACTATGGCAAGAAGGACCCATCGCTCGGCTGGCGCTTCACCGACGCCTGGCTCTCCATGGCCGGCAATGGCGATAAGGGCATCCCGAACGGCCTGCCGGTCGATGAATGGGGCATCCGGATGGAGGGCTGCCGCCCGGTCGGCTCCGCGGTCGAGCGCGGCGGCGACACCAACGGCCCGGCGGCGGTCTACTCGATCACCAAATATGTCGACTGGCTGAAGAAGTATGCTCCCCCGCAGGCGCAAGGCATGACCTTCGGCGAGTCCGGGCCGGTGCCGGCGCAAGGGACGATCGCCCAGCAGATCTTCTGGTACACCGCCTTCACCGCCGACATGGTCAAGCCCGGCCTGCCGGTGATGAGCGCGGACGGCAAGCCGAAATGGCGGATGGCGCCCTCGCCCAAGGGCTCCTACTGGAAGGACGGGATGAAGCTCGGCTACCAGGACGCCGGCTCGGCGACCCTGCTCAACTCGACCCCGGTCGAGCGCCGCAAGGCGGCCTGGCTCTATCTGCAGTTCATCGTCTCGAAGACGGTCAGCCTGAAGAAGAGCCATGTCGGTCTGACCTTCATCCGCGAGAGCGACATCTGGGACAAGAGCTTCACCGAGCGCGCTCCGCAGCTCGGCGGGCTGATCGAGTTCTACCGCTCACCGGCGCGCGTGCAGTGGACCCCGACCGGCAACAACGTCCCGGACTATCCGCGCCTCGCCCAGCTCTGGTGGCAGAACATCGGCGACGCCTCCTCCGGCGCCAAGACCCCGCAGGCGGCGATGGACGCGCTCGCGGCGGCCCAGGACTCGGTGATGGAGCGCCTGGAGCGCTCCGGCGTGCAGGGCGATTGCGGGCCGAAGCTCAACCCGCGTACCACGGCCGAGGAGTGGTTCGCCAAGGCCGAGAAGGCCGGCACGCTGGCGCCGCAGCGCAAGCTCGCCAACGAGAAGCCGAAGGGCGAAACGATCGACTACGACACGCTGATCAAGAGCTGGCCGGCGTCTCCGCCCAAGCGCAGCTGA
- a CDS encoding VOC family protein → MPQMIFVNLPVKDLPKSIAFFEALGFSFNPQFTDETAACMVISETIFAMLLTHEKFAGFSPKPIADTSQSLEVLTALSRDSREAVDAIVKAALGAGGTTYSEPKDYGFMYAHGFQDLDGHVWEVMWMDESATQQ, encoded by the coding sequence ATGCCCCAGATGATCTTCGTCAACCTGCCGGTGAAGGACCTGCCGAAATCGATCGCTTTCTTCGAGGCGCTCGGCTTCTCCTTCAACCCGCAATTCACCGACGAGACCGCCGCCTGCATGGTGATCAGCGAGACGATCTTCGCGATGCTGCTGACCCATGAGAAATTCGCCGGCTTTTCGCCCAAGCCGATCGCCGACACCAGCCAGTCGCTGGAGGTGCTCACCGCGCTCTCGCGCGACAGCCGCGAGGCGGTCGATGCGATCGTCAAGGCGGCACTCGGCGCCGGCGGCACGACCTATAGCGAGCCGAAGGATTACGGCTTCATGTACGCCCACGGCTTCCAGGACCTCGACGGCCATGTCTGGGAGGTGATGTGGATGGATGAGAGCGCCACCCAGCAATAG
- a CDS encoding MarR family winged helix-turn-helix transcriptional regulator, whose translation MSKSPEAPLEALVPFATTLHVRDHCLCLHVQRAARALARLFDEALRPVDLTNQQFSLLMSLNRPEPPPIGPVASLLGMDRTTLTAALKPLERRGLVVVAAGEKDRRSRLLAITPEGIALLARAMPIWQRTHDAVDAQLANVVEPARLRQALLAVS comes from the coding sequence ATGTCAAAATCACCGGAAGCACCCCTCGAAGCCCTCGTCCCCTTCGCCACGACGCTGCATGTGCGCGACCATTGCCTGTGCCTGCATGTCCAGCGTGCGGCGCGGGCGCTGGCGCGGCTGTTCGACGAGGCGCTGCGCCCGGTTGATCTCACCAATCAGCAATTCTCCCTCCTGATGTCGCTGAACCGGCCGGAGCCGCCGCCGATCGGCCCGGTCGCGAGCCTGCTCGGCATGGATCGGACGACGCTGACCGCGGCGCTGAAGCCGCTGGAGCGCCGCGGCCTCGTCGTCGTGGCTGCGGGCGAGAAGGACCGCCGCAGCCGGCTCCTGGCAATTACGCCTGAGGGAATTGCCCTGCTCGCACGCGCCATGCCGATCTGGCAGCGCACGCATGACGCGGTCGATGCCCAACTCGCCAACGTCGTCGAACCGGCCAGGCTCAGGCAGGCGCTTCTGGCCGTGTCATAG
- a CDS encoding DUF899 domain-containing protein encodes MEHHVVPRSEWLEARKALLSREKEFTRLRDQINAERLALPWVKVDKDYVFDTPAGKKTLAELFDGRSQLVIYHFMFGPDWEAGCPGCSFMADHFDGTLAHLNNHDVTLVTVSRAPLAKIEAYKTRMGWSFPWVSSFGSDFNFDYHVSFSREELAKGPVLYNFTQTPAEQAHDELPGTSAFIRNEAGEVFHTYSSYARGGEEMLGTLMILDRAPKGRNESSTLSFIKRHDEYEDQPKAHACCAA; translated from the coding sequence ATGGAGCATCATGTGGTTCCCCGATCCGAATGGCTTGAGGCGCGCAAGGCCCTGCTCAGCCGCGAGAAAGAGTTCACCCGGCTGCGCGATCAGATCAATGCCGAGCGCCTCGCTCTGCCCTGGGTCAAGGTCGACAAGGACTACGTTTTCGATACGCCTGCGGGCAAGAAGACGCTCGCCGAATTGTTCGACGGCCGCAGCCAGCTGGTAATCTACCATTTCATGTTCGGACCGGACTGGGAGGCCGGCTGCCCCGGCTGTTCCTTCATGGCCGACCATTTCGACGGCACGCTGGCGCATCTCAACAATCACGACGTCACGCTGGTGACCGTCTCGCGCGCGCCGCTCGCCAAGATCGAGGCCTACAAGACACGCATGGGCTGGAGCTTCCCCTGGGTCTCCTCCTTCGGCAGCGATTTCAACTTCGACTACCATGTCTCCTTCAGCCGGGAGGAGCTCGCCAAGGGCCCGGTGCTCTACAATTTCACCCAGACGCCGGCCGAACAGGCCCATGACGAACTTCCGGGCACCAGCGCCTTCATCCGCAACGAGGCCGGCGAGGTCTTCCATACCTACTCGTCCTATGCCCGTGGCGGCGAGGAGATGCTGGGTACGCTGATGATCCTCGACCGGGCGCCGAAAGGCCGCAACGAGAGTTCGACGCTGAGCTTCATCAAGCGTCATGACGAGTATGAGGACCAGCCGAAAGCCCATGCCTGCTGCGCCGCCTGA
- a CDS encoding acyl-CoA dehydrogenase family protein has product MNIHANATHQVLNQARPATGWNAFSDDAVLQGIVTRGAPWVADKAAALGAHAGDAEVQELARLANRHGPELESHDRYGNRIDWIDFHPAWHELMALAFAHEVPSLAWTTKEPNGHLGRAVLSYLWNQIEHGTGCPTGMTYAAFPGLAQPEFALWRQKITSGRYDKRPLPVTQKTGASIGYAMTEKQGGSDLRQTQTTARFLEDTPEGRVYLITGHKWFFSVPQSDGFFTLAQTQSGVSCLFCPGFLPDGNRNRLQIQRLKDKAGNRSNASSEVEFRECLGWLVGEEGAGIKEILSHAHLTRLDFAVGSAGLMRQALTLALNHTQSRKGFGSSLAEQPMMTNILADLAIDSEASTLMAFRVAAATDAMETSEEERHLARVTTPLAKFWNCKRAAAFVVEALECHGGNGFIEENPMARLYREAPLNAIWEGTSNMMCMDVLRAFNREPRTKEAFMNEVGAARGANRALDRWLDRLGDEAAKPRNDDGHGRRLANLMAYALQASELRKHADETVFETFCRSRLDADWGYVFGTLDPSPELAGIVQRATVARG; this is encoded by the coding sequence ATGAACATCCACGCGAACGCCACCCACCAGGTCCTCAACCAGGCCCGGCCCGCCACGGGCTGGAATGCCTTCTCCGACGATGCGGTGCTGCAAGGGATCGTCACGCGCGGCGCGCCCTGGGTCGCAGACAAGGCGGCGGCACTCGGAGCCCATGCCGGCGATGCCGAGGTGCAGGAGCTCGCCCGTCTCGCCAACCGCCATGGCCCGGAACTCGAGAGCCATGACCGCTATGGCAATCGCATCGACTGGATCGACTTCCATCCGGCCTGGCACGAGCTGATGGCGCTCGCCTTCGCCCATGAGGTGCCATCGCTCGCCTGGACGACGAAGGAGCCGAACGGCCATCTCGGCCGCGCCGTCTTGTCCTATCTCTGGAACCAGATCGAGCACGGGACGGGGTGCCCGACCGGCATGACCTATGCCGCCTTTCCCGGCCTCGCCCAGCCGGAATTCGCACTCTGGCGGCAGAAGATCACCTCGGGGCGCTACGACAAGCGCCCCTTGCCAGTCACGCAGAAGACCGGCGCCAGCATCGGCTATGCGATGACCGAGAAGCAGGGCGGCTCCGACCTGCGCCAGACCCAGACCACGGCCCGCTTCCTCGAGGATACGCCGGAAGGCCGGGTCTATCTGATCACCGGGCACAAATGGTTCTTCTCGGTGCCGCAATCGGACGGGTTCTTTACCTTGGCGCAGACGCAGAGCGGCGTCTCCTGCCTGTTCTGCCCGGGCTTCCTGCCCGATGGCAACCGCAACCGGCTGCAGATCCAGCGCCTCAAGGACAAGGCCGGCAACCGCTCGAATGCCTCCTCCGAGGTCGAATTCCGCGAATGCCTGGGCTGGCTGGTCGGCGAGGAGGGCGCCGGCATCAAGGAAATCCTCAGCCACGCTCATCTAACCCGTCTCGACTTCGCCGTCGGCTCGGCCGGGCTGATGCGCCAGGCGCTGACGCTGGCGCTGAACCACACCCAGTCGCGTAAGGGGTTCGGTTCGTCGCTCGCCGAGCAGCCGATGATGACCAACATCCTTGCCGACCTCGCGATCGATTCCGAGGCCTCGACGCTGATGGCCTTCCGCGTCGCCGCCGCGACCGATGCGATGGAGACCTCCGAGGAGGAGCGTCATCTCGCCCGCGTCACCACCCCGCTGGCGAAGTTCTGGAACTGCAAGCGCGCCGCCGCCTTCGTTGTCGAAGCCCTGGAATGCCATGGCGGTAACGGCTTCATCGAGGAGAACCCGATGGCGCGGCTCTATCGCGAGGCGCCGCTCAACGCGATCTGGGAGGGCACCTCGAACATGATGTGCATGGACGTGCTGCGCGCCTTCAATCGCGAGCCGCGCACCAAGGAGGCCTTCATGAACGAGGTCGGCGCAGCGCGCGGCGCCAACCGCGCCCTCGACCGCTGGCTGGACCGGCTCGGCGACGAGGCTGCCAAGCCCCGCAACGATGACGGCCATGGCCGCCGGCTCGCGAATCTGATGGCCTATGCGCTGCAGGCATCAGAGCTCAGGAAACATGCCGACGAGACCGTATTCGAGACCTTCTGCCGCTCGCGGCTCGACGCCGACTGGGGCTATGTCTTCGGCACGCTCGACCCCTCGCCTGAGCTGGCGGGGATCGTGCAGCGGGCGACCGTGGCGCGTGGTTAG